Below is a window of Chryseobacterium arthrosphaerae DNA.
GGTGATGATGACCGTTCGTGCCCTTATTGCCGAATATCTTCAAAACGGAGGTGAAATCTCAAAAATTGAGCCTCAGAAACATGAAAATCCGGTTGAAAAAATCATTAACAGAGAGTATACGGAGGATGAGCAGAAGATTTCTGACATTTTAAATGAATATGTAGCTCCAGCTGTAGAAAATGACGGCGGAAAGATTTCTCTTATGGAATATGATCAGGAGAATAAAACGGCAAAAATGCTTTTACAGGGTGCATGTTCAGGCTGCCCAAGCTCTACGGCCACTTTAAAGAACGGAATTGAAAATATTTTAAAGCAATTCGTTCCTGATTTGGTTGAAAGAGTGGAAGCCGTAAACGGATAAAACCAGTTGTCAGAATGCAGTCCGGAAAGAAAATTCTGGTGATCATTGGAAGTGCTACCAGAAACTCCAGCAATCAGAAACTCATGGAACAGGTATTGAAACACTATCCCGGGATTGATTTTCAGAGGTATGATGATCTTTCAGTCCTTCCGCATTTTGATACTGCATTGACGGATTCTGACATTCCGGAGGAAGTCGTTAAAATCAGAAAAGACATTGATGATTCGGCAGGGATTATATTTTCCACTCCTGAATATATCTTCAGTATCCCCGGCAGGTTGAAGAATTTGCTGGAATGGTGTGTTTCCACAACAGTTTTTTCCGAAAAACCGGTCGCTGTGATTACAGCTTCTGCCAATGGAGAGAAAGGCCATGAAGAACTGTTATTGCTTTTAACAACACTGGGAGCTCAGACTGATGATAAACATCAGCTTTTAATAAAAGGAATAAAGGGTAAACTGGAGCCTGATGGCTCGGTTGAAAGTGATACCTTTGCCAGAGTATCAGAATTAGTAACAGATTTTACAACTTCTGTTTTATAATTAAAATATAAAATATTGAATAACAAAGGAATTTTACTGGTAAATCTCGGATCGCCGAGGTCTACTGCTGTAAACGATGTAAAGGAATATCTTGATGAATTTTTGATGGATGAAAGGGTAATTGATTACCGTTGGATCTTCCGTGCACTTCTTGTTCAGGGTATTATTCTGAAAACAAGACCTGCAAAATCTGCCGAAGCTTACAAAACAGTCTGGACAGATGAAGGCTCACCACTGGTGGTCATTACAGAAAAGATTCAGAAAAAGCTTCAGAAACTGGTAGATGTTCCGGTAGAAATCGGGATGCGTTATGCACAACCCAGCATTGAAACCGGTATTCAGAAACTGGTAGACCAGGGAATTACAGAAATCGTTCTTTTCCCTTTATACCCTCAATATGCGATGAGTACGACGGAGACTGTCATTGAAAAAGCTGAGGAGGTAAGGAAAAAGAAATTCCCGCAAGTGAAGATCAATTACATCCAGCCTTTCTACAACAGGGATATTTACATCAACTGCCTGGCAGACAGCATTAAAGAAAAACTTCCTGAAAATTTCGATGCTCTTCAGTTTTCCTATCACGGAGTTCCGGAAAGACATCTTTACAAAACCGATCCTTCCAATACCTGTAAAATTGATGATGCCAACTGTATCAACAGCCAGGTGGATACCCACAATGCATATTGCTACAGACACCAATGTTATAAAACAACGGAAGCTGTGATTGCCAGGATGGGACTTCCAAAAGAAAAGACCATTGTTTCTTTCCAGTCAAGATTAGGAAAAGATAAATGGATTGAGCCTTATACGGATGAAACACTGGAAACCATTCCTAAAAAAGGAATCAAGAATCTTGCTATCGTATGTCCGGCTTTTGTTTCGGACTGTCTTGAGACCCTGGAAGAAATTTCTGAGGAAGGAAAAGAACAGTTTATGCATGGAGGCGGTGAGAATTTTCACTATATCCCTTGTCTGAACGATGAAGACCGATGGATAGATGTTGTAAAAATACTTTGCGAAGAAAAGCTGAATGATTTTTATCTCGTATAAATCGCATTCATCCAAAATATACAAAAGGCCACAAGAAATACTTGTGGCCTTTTTGAAAAAATATACTAAAAATTTGGTTTACTTTTTAATAAGGCTTCCTGCCTTTTCTCCGTTCACCATTACAATATATACCCCTGGAAGGATATTGGACGGAATCTGTATTTCCACCCTGTTCGTTCCATCAGCTATATTTACTTTTTCAGAGATTTCTCTTTTCCCTGTAAGGCTGATCAGTTCTACAGCTCCTTTTCCTGCTTTTCCTTCAAAACTTACCGTAAATCTGTCTGTTGCCGGATTTGGGCTTATGGTATAAGAGGAAGCATTATTGGCAGCTGCCACAAGTCCTGCAGAAGAAATTCCTCCGCCTACCCCTACTGCATTCCATGCATTGGTAACCTGAGTCACCTCATTACTGCCGGCTCCGTAAAGATCTGCTGCAGCCTGAAGAGAATAAGTTCTTGTATTTGCATAGGTAGAGGTAGAAGTAAGATACGTCGTCAGGGTTCTGTAGGCAATAGCTCCGGCCTTATCCAATCCTATTCCTGAAACATTATAGGCGAAACCGTTATCATTGGTTCCTGATCCTCCGGTTACCAATAAATAATACCAGAAATTCAGAACTCCGGAATTGGTGTGTACTCCGCAATAGTCATTCGTTGTCTGTCCCGGAACGGCACATCCTGTAGTGGTTGCATCTTTCCAATAGGTTCCTTTATAGGTATCCGGCTGACGGTAAGCATTAGGGTTTGACATATCTCTGATCACATAACTGAAATCTTCTCCTAATGTCCAGCTTGCCTTAGTAGGTCTTGCCCAGCGTTCTATTGTATTCCCGAAAATATCTGAAAAACCTTCATTCAAAGCTCCGGGCTCTCTCTGGTATACAAGATTAGCCGTTTTGGTAGTCAGCCCGTGAGTGATTTCGTGACCGCAGACATCAATGGCTGTCAATGGTTTTCCTCCGTTTGTGGTGGAACTGCCATCGCCATAAAGCATTCTCGATCCGTCCCAATAGGCATTGAATATATTATTTCCATAATGTACATAGGATTTTATTGCAAAATTATTGTTGTCTATACTTTTGCGCCCGAACTTTGAATAGTAATAATCCAGGGTCATTTCAGCTCCCCAATGGGCATCGGTAGCATACTGGTCTTTATTGGTATTCACATTATTCCATACATTATCTGAATCTGTAAAATCTACCGCTCCGGATAAGTTGGTACTTTTTCTCGCATTATAGGTTTCTACAGCCGTTCCTGCGTTCCTTCCTGTTTCTCTCAACCTGTAACTTCCG
It encodes the following:
- the hemH gene encoding ferrochelatase encodes the protein MNNKGILLVNLGSPRSTAVNDVKEYLDEFLMDERVIDYRWIFRALLVQGIILKTRPAKSAEAYKTVWTDEGSPLVVITEKIQKKLQKLVDVPVEIGMRYAQPSIETGIQKLVDQGITEIVLFPLYPQYAMSTTETVIEKAEEVRKKKFPQVKINYIQPFYNRDIYINCLADSIKEKLPENFDALQFSYHGVPERHLYKTDPSNTCKIDDANCINSQVDTHNAYCYRHQCYKTTEAVIARMGLPKEKTIVSFQSRLGKDKWIEPYTDETLETIPKKGIKNLAIVCPAFVSDCLETLEEISEEGKEQFMHGGGENFHYIPCLNDEDRWIDVVKILCEEKLNDFYLV
- a CDS encoding M4 family metallopeptidase, translated to MKTKFILVASIAACSFMSGQNTPSRIIPGKSGLHAEFMRFDKNGPTFQGSPVLFDEATQRLSPGQGLKLGHEKDALGFETHRFQQTINDIPVEYGMMAVQTRDGKIVGQSGSWVLTSPKAEKKANISEKIALQSALAFVGADSYKWQNKEEEDFLKKEMNSAEASFAPKGELVYYSDPSDEKLKDLKLAYKFDIYSEKPISRQYVFVDAKNGNVLGTDAIIHEVNTPGTATTVYSGNRDIVTDSYNGSYRLRETGRNAGTAVETYNARKSTNLSGAVDFTDSDNVWNNVNTNKDQYATDAHWGAEMTLDYYYSKFGRKSIDNNNFAIKSYVHYGNNIFNAYWDGSRMLYGDGSSTTNGGKPLTAIDVCGHEITHGLTTKTANLVYQREPGALNEGFSDIFGNTIERWARPTKASWTLGEDFSYVIRDMSNPNAYRQPDTYKGTYWKDATTTGCAVPGQTTNDYCGVHTNSGVLNFWYYLLVTGGSGTNDNGFAYNVSGIGLDKAGAIAYRTLTTYLTSTSTYANTRTYSLQAAADLYGAGSNEVTQVTNAWNAVGVGGGISSAGLVAAANNASSYTISPNPATDRFTVSFEGKAGKGAVELISLTGKREISEKVNIADGTNRVEIQIPSNILPGVYIVMVNGEKAGSLIKK
- a CDS encoding NADPH-dependent FMN reductase, translated to MQSGKKILVIIGSATRNSSNQKLMEQVLKHYPGIDFQRYDDLSVLPHFDTALTDSDIPEEVVKIRKDIDDSAGIIFSTPEYIFSIPGRLKNLLEWCVSTTVFSEKPVAVITASANGEKGHEELLLLLTTLGAQTDDKHQLLIKGIKGKLEPDGSVESDTFARVSELVTDFTTSVL